The following coding sequences lie in one Lolium perenne isolate Kyuss_39 chromosome 2, Kyuss_2.0, whole genome shotgun sequence genomic window:
- the LOC127331886 gene encoding bZIP transcription factor 60 produces MAAEAALFADLPFPDDLPEFPHSVDDAFALDDFDLDDLDFDLDLDLFPTDDVQHPSPPPPSSSSAGSPAGGSSSSAGSPPGGSSSSAVETSPKNDESSESSSRSASAGNDGKPTPDGDDKRRARLVRNRESAHLSRQRKKQYLDELEAKVKAMQATIADLSARISCVTAENAALKHQLATSTGTPPPLPMYPGLYPLPPPWIHPAYAMRGSQVPLMPIPRLKTRQPAPPAGAEPPAKKAKKTKKVASVSLLGLLLLTMLCGCLLPAVNRMYGTADSGEAVVLGQSHHGRILAVDGPRSGVSQGIDTNLQPNASETLPALLYIPRNGKHVKINGNLVIKSVVASEKASSRIPHSDGKSPVNQGNDETGLAIPRHVAKLGSVEVVESAKRITNELIALPPGDGSSIYREDDELLPQWFSEAMSGPMLSSGMCTEVFQFDTSPTSADPNGIVPVYSSAMSNSSHNFTENVPSQKVKTRRILHSMAIPVQGSTSNHTDHLKAHPENESFAGNKPASSVVVSVLADPREDADGRISSKSLSRIFVVVLIDSVKYVTYSCVLPFKNHSPHL; encoded by the exons atggcggcggaggcggccctCTTCGCCGACCTCCCCTTCCCCGACGACCTCCCGGAGTTCCCGCACTCCGTCGACGACGCCTTCGCGCTGGACGATTTCGACCTCGACGACCTAGACTTCGACCTCGACCTCGACCTCTTCCCCACGGACGACGTGCAGCACCCGTCCCCGCCGCCACCGTCCTCCTCCTCGGCCGGATCCCCCGCCGGgggctcctcctcctcggccggatcccctcccgggggctcctcctcctccgccgtcgaAACCAGCCCGAAGAACGACGAGTCCTCCGAGTCCTCTTCCAGGAGCGCGAGTGCCGGGAACGACGGCAAGCCCACGCCGGACGGGGACGACAAGCGGCGCGCGCGGCTGGTGCGCAACAGGGAGAGCGCGCACCTGTCGCGGCAGCGGAAGAAGCAGTACCTGGACGAGCTGGAGGCCAAGGTCAAGGCCATGCAGGCCACCATCGCGGACCTCTCCGCCCGGATCTCCTGCGTCACCGCCGAGAACGCCGCCCTCAAGCACCAGCTCGCCACCAGTACCGGCACCCCGCCCCCGCTGCCGATGTACCCGGGGTTGTACCCTCTGCCGCCACCGTGGATCCACCCCGCGTACGCCATGCGGGGGTCTCAAGTCCCACTTATGCCGATACCCCGGCTCAAAACCCGCCAGCCTGCTCCTCCTGCCGGCGCAGAGCCACCGGCCAAGAAGGCTAAGAAGACCAAGAAGGTTGCGAGTGTTAGCCTCCTTGGACTGCTGCTTCTGACGATGCTCTGCGGGTGTTTGCTTCCTGCGGTAAATAGGATGTATGGTACGGCTGATTCCGGAGAAGCAGTTGTTCTTGGTCAATCCCATCATGGGAGGATTCTGGCTGTCGACGGGCCTCGGAGCGGTGTATCCCAAGGCATTGATACAAACCTACAACCGAATGCAAGTGAGACGCTCCCGGCACTGCTGTATATTCCGAGGAATGGGAAGCATGTCAAGATCAATGGGAATCTGGTTATCAAGTCCGTTGTTGCCAGTGAGAAAGCTTCTTCGCGTATACCTCATTCTGACGGGAAGAGTCCGGTTAACCAAGGGAATGACGAGACTGGTTTGGCGATTCCTCGCCATGTGGCTAAATTGGGTTCTGTGGAAGTCGTGGAGTCTGCTAAGAGAATAACAAATGAACTGATTGCTTTGCCTCCTGGAGATGGAAGCAGCATATACAGGGAGGATGATGAGTTGCTGCCACAATGGTTTAGCGAAGCAATGTCTG GTCCTATGTTGAGCTCTGGAATGTGCACTGAAGTGTTCCagtttgatacatctccgacgtcggCTGATCCAAATGGCATTGTTCCTGTCTACTCCAGTGCTATGTCCAACTCATCACATAACTTCACTGAAAATGTTCCATCTCAGAAGGTCAAGACCAGGAGGATTTTACACTCCATGGCCATTCCTGTACAAGGTTCAACATCTAACCATACCGATCACCTTAAAGCGCACCCCGAGAACGAGAGCTTTGCGGGAAATAAGCCAGCTTCATCTGTGGTGGTGTCTGTCTTGGCTGACCCAAGAGAGGACGCTGATGGGAGGATCTCTTCGAAGTCATTGTCGCGTATATTTGTTGTAGTCCTGATTGACAGTGTAAAGTATGTCACTTACTCATGCGTCCTGCCCTTCAAAAACCATAGCCCCCATCTGTGA